The following is a genomic window from Manduca sexta isolate Smith_Timp_Sample1 unplaced genomic scaffold, JHU_Msex_v1.0 HiC_scaffold_321, whole genome shotgun sequence.
caaaacatttatgaaaattgtgaggaaaattactttatttataagtctttGTTAGCATCCAATTTATCAGAAAAGGTGGAACAACCaaccagtaacaataataaaggcAATCAGTCGAACACAAATTCAGCAGCAAAGTTATCGAAAATTAAGATTCCAACCTTTTCTGGTAATTATTCTGAATGGACAACATTTCgtgatttatttacttcattagtacacaatgataatagtttagatgatgtacaaaagttacactatttaaaaaCGCATTTAGTAGGCGAAGCAGAAAAGCTTTTAAGAAACACTCCTGTTACGAGCGCCAATTACAGTCGTTGTTGGTCGTTATTAGAAAAGcgttataacaacaaaaaatatttagccaattgCATTCTCAAACGGTTATTCAGCCAAAAGCGAATGAATGCTGAATCGGCGTCtgctataaaagatttattagacACCACCAATGACTGTTTGgacgcattaaaaaatattggtgttgATGTAACCACATGGGATATCATGATCATTCACCTAATATCGTTTAAGTTAGATACTGAAACGCGTAAGCAATGGGAACTGAAAACCGCTGATGATCAATCGAACGATTTACCTACATTAGATcagttaaaagaatttatggAAAGTCGTTTTCGTGCATtcgaaaatatagaatttaagaaAGTACAAACGCAACATGCAACTGCTGACTCAACCGTCCACATACGAAAGTATTAATAGCCACAAATAGGTTATGCGAATTCTGCAATGACAAGCACAAACTTTGCTTTTGTAAAAAGTTTGCAAACGAGGATTATGCAGTACGACGCGATTTCGtcagtaaaaaatctatatgttttaattgtttgggCAGTAATCACAGTGCATACACCTGTAGAAACCCAGCtcgttgtaaaatatgtaacaaaaggcACCATTCTCTACTGCATTCACCAACTGATACATCAGAGCAAAGAAAAATGAATCTGATACAGCAAAGTCTCCAATAGTTTCGTGCTATGCGACTCGCAAGACCTTCAGGCCCAGACAAGTTTTATTAGCCACAGCGTTAGTGCATGCCGAGTCAGGATTAGGAAATCATTCAACACTAAGAGCTTTGGTTGATCAAGGGTCACAAGCTTGTTTTATAACGGAAGCAGCAGTTCAATTATTACGTCTAAAGAAAAACCCTGCAAATGGTATTATTACGGGTTTGGGAGGAGAACACTGTATGAAATCGAGATACATGGTTACAATCACAATAAGATCAAGAGTCGACACAAACTTTGAACTGCAAATTGAAGCCTacgtgttgaaaaatattacgtcatGTCTGCCTGAAAGGAAATTAGAGCCATTTGATTGgatagaaataaatggtttatatttGGCAGATCCGGAGTTCAACATTCCGAACAAAATTGATATGTTGTTTGGAGCCAATGTGTACAGCCACATACTAAAAGAAGGCATGAAGAGGAGTCCAAACGGAAACTTTATTGCTCAAAGTACGAAGCTCGGATGGATAATATCAGGCACTGTCAATGAGAGGTCAAGCGAAGATAAAGAAAATTCGAACGTTATTTCAGTATTGCATACTAGAGCAGAAGAagacattttaaagaaattttgggAATTAGAGGAACAATTACCAAGATCAACATGGTCAGAAGAAGAACAAGCCTGTGAAGAGATTTTCAAAAGGACAACAAATAGAACACCGGAAGGgcgatatattgtaaatttacccTTCCGAGAAGATTTTGCCCAATGTCAAAACAATGGATCATTGGAGATAGCAATAGCTAAGTTCAAATCATTGGAAAAAAGACTCTCGAAAGACTTGGAACTCAAGGCCAGTTATAAGGAAGtgattaacgaatatttacaactAGGGCACATGCGAACAGTTGAAGAAAAGGACGAAAAGGCACACGAAGCAGTATATTTACCCCATCATGCTGTTGTACGAATGGATAAATCAACCTCAAAGGTTCGAGTAGTATTTAATGCTTCCAGCAAGAATAAGCGAGGGTTTCATTAAACGATTGTTTAATGGTAGGTCCTAAATTGCAGCCAGATTTAAGACATTTAGTTTTTCGATGGAGAATCTATCCAATTGTTATGGTGGCGGACATTGTCAAAATGTATCGTCAAGTTCGGATAGCAGAACAAGATGCTAAATTTCAACGCATTGTGTGGCGCGATAATCCtgaaagataaaattaaggaatttgAATTAATGACAGTCACATTTGGTACCGCTTCAGCACCTTACTTAGCGGTTAGGGCATTACAACAATTAAGTGATGATGAAGCAAAGGATTACCCAATAGCCGCACCACAAGTAAAAGAATCATTCTACATGGATGACTTAATGACTGGATGTTTTGACACTAAGGAAGGAGCCTCACTTTATAAAGAGATGAACGATTTACTTTTAAGAGGTGGATTTCAGCTACAAAATGGAACAGTAACAATGGAGAATTATTGTCATACTTCCTAacacaaagtaataaacaagAGTTATATGGGCAGAAAGACAATATAGAAAAGAACACAGAAAAGttcagtaaagaaattaaaatagacgacattacgaaaatattagGTCTTACATGGGACCGTTGCgaagataattttagatattctgTGAATTTACCCAAGAAGAGTGAACCAGAAACAAAAAGGTCAATTATGTCTACAATCGCCCGATTATATGACCCACTGGGATGGATTGCACCGAGTGTGATAGttgcaaaaatctttattcaaaagTTATGGTTGGCAGGTGTCGATTGGGACGAACCCATTTCAGCAGATTTAAAGGAAAGTTGGGACGATTATCGAAGTCAGTTACCAAAATTATCTGAAGTTCGTATTCCACGATGGTTACATATAAAGAAAGATACTGCTGACATAGAACTCCATGGATTTTGTGACGCATCAAAATTAGCGTATGCTGCTGTGATTTATGTAAGAATAGTAGATGATGATGGCAAGATACATGTCTCATTGTTAACATCCAGAACAAGAGTTGCGCCGATCAAGCAAGTTAGCATTCCACGCTTAGAGCTATGTGGTGCAGTACTGCTAGCAAAATTGTTAGCCGAAGCAGCTGAAATACTAAGAATAAAGAAGAATAAGATAAGGGCATGGACTGATTCAACAGTAGTTCTTGCATGGCTAAGTAGCCACCCCAGTAGA
Proteins encoded in this region:
- the LOC119192808 gene encoding uncharacterized protein LOC119192808, with the translated sequence MVTITIRSRVDTNFELQIEAYVLKNITSCLPERKLEPFDWIEINGLYLADPEFNIPNKIDMLFGANVYSHILKEGMKRSPNGNFIAQSTKLGWIISGTVNERSSEDKENSNVISVLHTRAEEDILKKFWELEEQLPRSTWSEEEQACEEIFKRTTNRTPEGRYIVNLPFREDFAQCQNNGSLEIAIAKFKSLEKRLSKDLELKASYKEVINEYLQLGHMRTVEEKDEKAHEAVYLPHHAVVRMDKSTSKVRVVFNASSKNKRGFH